The Amblyomma americanum isolate KBUSLIRL-KWMA chromosome 11, ASM5285725v1, whole genome shotgun sequence genome includes the window TAATTAAAAGTTGAGCTTCATTACTGCTCCGAGTCTCGAGAGAAGCGAAAACAACGCAGGCCTTTACGCCTTAACCCGGAGCACGTTGGCACACATCCAGTCATGATGGCTCGGTGTACTTGACAAGCTCGTCTGTCATACGGTCGAGCACTCTCAGACAACCAGAACCACCAGCGAGTCATCCGCAGCCACAGTGCCTCGAACAACGCAAGCTCAGCTACTGGCACGGAGCATCTGCGACCACTCCGACCGCCCGCAAGAGCTgatgtcggatacaactcaagaatgaagcagcagatgccccCGAAGGAGtccctctagccaatggcgtcacTGATTTCCATGACGCGGCGGTTAATCTGATTAAGCCAGGGTTAATCCCCATTCACCAGCCGCCCCCTGCGATTCCACACGCCCAAGGGGGAgaatcggtcgatgccattgaCTGGGGGCCGGGGCTCATCTGAGGGTTCAACATTTGCCACTTCGTCCTTGAGCTCTAACCGACTACAAAAAGACGTGTCTGAATACTGTGGCTCGAGATCAGCGCAAGAAACAAGCAGTAGCCCCTTAGGAAAGCTGGTGACCCAACATAAATGGATTACTCTCATTTTTGCAAATGCGGACAATTTGATGGCAGTTGTGGTCGCGCTGGCTTCGACGAATAAACAGCTCGTGCTAGCGATTATGGTTCGCTTCTACCAGATATACCAGCTAAATGTAATCAAGCTTTTAAAAAAGACGGTGTGTCCTAGGCAACGCCGTGATGTTTAAACGCATGAGACCTACTGTGCAGGGTTTCTTTCGTTCTGGAACGTTTGTTAATCGTCAAGACTAACTAGCTAAGGTTTTAATTATCAGCGTCGGAGAAAACGTCTCAGTCCGAAAATTGCGGATCACCTTAAAAAATTACTCGCTGGAATGTTCGAACAAGTTACCGTTTACGTAGCAAATTTAAAGTCTGCCCCTTGACAGCTGTGCTGCTTGATCATCCCAGACGCGAATAAAGAGGGAAAGAGCCATTTATGTCATATTCCGCAGCCTGCGCGAACCCAAGTATAAGCGTAGAAAACTCCGAAATTAGCCTAATAAGGTCGTGCCCTCAGTATCGATATTTTCCATTGGAGGCGGATAATGACAGGCAAAGTGACAGCCCGACTTCTAGCTAGACACTTGAACCGCGGTGTTCGCGCAAATTTGCATAAAAAAGGGGAATTAATGCTCTATCATTAGCAAGGCCACGACTGGCAAAACCATGCGTCGTTGGCAGTATCAAGACTCTAAGTGAAAACCTCAGAACCACAATCGATAATGAAAATTGATCGTTACTAGGCGTGCGATTTCAAGGAACTGAACGGCATAAAATAATTCGTGAATTCACAACTCAATTTGTCGCTGCAGTGAGTGAATGCAGATGAGCACAAATCGCAAAAACGCATGTGAGCTCTTTCTTTTTCCATGGCATGGTTTTCTATGTTAAGCAGGGGTGCGCTGACTATAAATGCGCTGGGAAATCACGGAGACGTACAGATGCGTTCGGTGCTACGGAGTCGCCGATGACCAGCTTGCGTCGGTTCACCAGGCTTGTATTGCATGTAGCGATGGAGAAATGCGCTGAATACGGAACAGCCGGCCGAAGTGCACAAGGggaggtgtgtcaaaagatgacacGCTTATCTGTTCTGGCTGGTCGACACAAACACTGCTAACTGCAGGCTGTATATATACCCCACCCTACCATTGTATTTTCGCTGACAAGATGCCAGgcagtttacccgccgcggtggctcagtgtttgggccgctcgactactgatccggagttcccgggttcgaacccgaccgcggcggctgcgtttttatggaggaaaaacgctaagccgcccgtgtgctgtgcgatgtcagtgcacgttaaaatatccccaggtggtcgaaattattccggagccctccactacggcacctattccttctttcactcctttatcccttcccttacggtgcggttcaggtgtcaatactgcgccatttcctttccccccaaaaaaattaGCTTAGAATgacccaaaccggaaaacgtacATTTCCTTGTAGCAGCTGAGTGGTGAGTTAATTACTGCATGGAAAAAAGGTCCATTCTGTGACCACCACTAAAGGCGGGTTATTCTTTCGTGCTTCGGTCTCCCAGCTTTGGCATGATATACACACACAGTTCTCGGTCGTACTTATTGTTCGGGGAAGAAATACTTTCGTGTCGCTGTAGCATAGCAttatttacacacctggaggggaaaGAGTCCCCTCCTTTTTTtgtgtggtacttaagtgctgcccaTGGTAATGCGTGTTGCTGGAATAGTTGGTTTGGCATTTTTTtaagcttggaaaaaatccaccttggcgcaaataaattcacacagacacgTTGACTCCTTGTCTCTCATTTTATCTGTgaatttgcgccaaggtggatttttttccAAACTTCACACTGGATACCGGCGCATACGGGGATAGAGGGCAACTCAAGGGTGGATAGATTAGTTTtcgagatcacgttccgagccgagctgttggagaccctagagaaccctaccatagtggagccagtatatgcggagctgctaaattgctacagaggctcaagtaccctccgccacacagCTCATtaatagacacttttagttggacgcacgcagtgagcttgcgtacgcaacgacactgcgggtaacaagtgcgcatgcgcagaacgcaacgtatCTAGCCGGGCGTTGCGGACGTACGCCCGCTATAAAGCATAGCGTAGCGTacgcaacgtgggacgctacgtgctgcgttgacaagatggcggcgcccagctcgcccgcttcggaataaatacatgtcgccgctagATTGTcttacgcaatagctcgctcaaatggtagcggttcgcttttatttcgcctactctcaCGCACACGCCAAAACATTAGCGACAAATGTCCCTTGTTTTTCAGATACTGAAGTGATTTTTGACCTTTTAAGCCTACGTAACGTTGTGTACGTTTATCGCCATAGCAACTGCACTTGTCGAATACTTTTTTAGTGATGTGCCTGCTTTTGCACTTCGTTCAACAttataccttttttttcttcattggaaACAGTAATATACTAATTACAATTGTCAGAAAGTAAAAGATGTGCAGCCCAGCGCTTTCAGTGTTTGTCACTAGATGGCAGCACGATACGGAACCACGACATCGTAAAGATGCAGATGCCACACTGGTGCACGTGCTGTCATCCACGGTGAACATGCAAGCCGCCGCGAGTAATGGAAGAGATGCTGTCAACGCAGGCAGAGTATTTTATACGCCGAAATTGGATGTCGCTTTACTTCTTGAAGTGCAAACAAGTGACCCATTTCGGAATCCCGACCAATGGGACGACATCGCCCTTCGGCTGAAGgcgatgctgaaaaagccatTCACGTCGCGTAGCGTGCGCGATCGGTTCGACCTCCTGATTACGCGGTACGCTGCCAACGATAGGAGGAATGAAAAGAAGTAagttttctattatttttatGTGTGCGCGCAAGCGTTAATTTCTGTACCTGACTCCATTTAGATCGGGAACAGAAGAAGAGTACAGCGAGCGTGACCAACTCCTTCAGGACATATTGTCTAATCGATGGGACGTCTTACAAGATTAAACGTTTAAGAAAAGATGGTGGGTCTGCGAGCAGGAAAGACCTTGCAGCCGCTTCCCAGCCAATCAACAACACCGCAGCGCGGAAGAAGACGGCCGCTGCCAGGTATTTGTACATGGAGAGGTACGCGGCGGCATACCGGGATACACCACCAGAAAGTGCTGGTATTGACCTCGACATGGCCGGTAAGCGTTCCAGCAGACGGCAGTAATTCAGCTGCGATCACAGAGGCTGAATTTGCATCATGCAGGATTGTTGGTGAAAGCAAATTTTCATATGTTGCGTTTACAGGCAGCAGCGGGGTCACGCCGGGAGAGTTATTGCACGGCATGCTGGCAACGACAGCAGATGACGAGGAGCGCGCCCCAAGCACGCCTCCTATGGACCAAACTTCTGCAGTGCCTGATGCCAGGCCTCCTATGGACCCAACTTCTGTAGTGCCTGAAGTCAGGCCTCCTATGGACTCaactcctgcagtgcctgatGCCAGGAGCCTTCCCAGCACTCAGCCTTCTGAGCGAGTGCAACAGCAAACGCCCTTGAGTTACCCAGGACGAGGCAGGTTATTTGAAAACGTTCATATTCTGGCATTCAGTAAGGTGAATGTTTGGgagagttggtaagtgttcatttttgctcacagcgcaacaagaatgaGAGACAAGATGAAAGGCTaccacagacaagcgctgactatcaaccgtttttttattgaagaacaaaaggcaTATAAATACACACAATGAACTACTTATCAAACAATAAAATTTATGTGGAAGGCACGTGGGGCACCTGTATTAGCCAACATCTTTTTAAGCAGGATTGATAGGGCaattgaaaaggcattggatgAATAACTCATTAGGGTTTTTCGGTATGTTTACGACGACTACTTGGTGTTCACCCGAACAGGCCGCTTGCATAGAAGTCTTGTCGACGTTCTGGAGATTTTTAAGGGATATGGACGTTGGCTAgagttcacaactgaggttcccagcaacagAGAACTGCAGTTTTTGAATTTGGCATTGTGTGGTGAGGACAAACACTTGTGCTGGTGGTATTGCCCGAGGACTACCAAACCGTTGCTAAACTttcggtctggccattctaagctcaaaGCAGGGTATTGCCGTTTCTTGcttgcaatcagctctcaggaaatcttgccatgagaGGACGGGGGAGAGCATTTTGCCGCAAGGAAGCCGGTTACATGTGAATGGGTACCctgatcaactcatttccagggcagcggagaaactccTTAGATAGCTTAAGAATGGGGCTCAGCTGAAAgaaggcaaaaagaagaaaaaggcggctgtggtcccgtatgcacactgcttgtcacatgggttGAAAAAATTCCTGGCAGATACAACATTGATGTCTTTTCTGTGCCTAGAAAACTTAgcacaatgtgcaaacaggtcagtCAGAGGCAAGAcggcaagagggatgcttgtcatgTGCGTCATGTTTCGCCACCTATACCGTGTGAGGTGGGTGTATCAGGTCCCTTTCTcatgcggtgccatgtacattggccagactggcaggtgtgTCAACAAACGTCTGATGGAGCAtgagaacacaagaaaaaatgatCCCCTTTCCCACACAGGCTCTGCAGGAAATGCCAATGCAAGCATGAGAAAGAttatgcagaaaggagagcaaaaggTGACCGCCTTGGCCAGTTGACTTTTCAGTGCAAGGAGTGCAAATGCGTTCCTGTTTACAAGAACACGCGTATCCTTTTCCGACACAGCGATAAgctaacacgcgaggtaatggaggcCTTCTATATTCACCACAACAGTACAGTGTGTATCAGGAGCCCTTCCATTGCATTATCCGAGTGGGAATTGGGTTATCTGACCTCTCACCTGACTTCCATATAAATTTTGTTGTTTGATAAGTAGTTCATTGTGTGTATTTATAtgcctttcgttcttcaataaaaaaccagctgCTAGTTAGCGCTTGTCTGTGGTAGTCTTTAGTCTCTTGtcctgttcttgttgcgctgtgagcaaaaatgatgttCATATTCTAGACATTGTGCCTGAGACATGAAGCGCCATACATGTTCCCTGCTTATCCTTGAGAATTGTGTCTTCTACAGGAAAAAGAAAATCAGATCAGAACACCGACTACGATTTCATGCTTAAAAGGATGAGGCATGAAATGatcatgaaagaaaaagaatgtgAGGTTGAATTGCGGCGATTGGCGTTTGAAGAAAGCAAGCTCCAATGGGAGAAAGAGTTGAAAATTATGGAGCACGAAGAAAGAATTCTGGAACGCAGAGAACGCgccgaagaaaaagaagaggagagGAGACATCGTGCTGAGGAGCAGAGACGTGCTGATGCAAGGGACAATGCTCTGATACAGTTGGTTCAAACCCTCACGGCAAAAATAAATTAGGATTTGCCCAAGCACAAGCTCGTTTCATTTCACTGAAGTAAGCTGTATCTCATTCTTGAAGGTAATGATgagcgctgtcaaaatacgagaagggacgaGCACACAGGACAAAGTGCtcgtcccttctcgtattttgacagcgctcatcattaccttcaagaatgcatttccaactagccccagttgcaGCTCTTTTGACTTTATCTCGGCTGAGATAATTGCACAGGGAGTGGGCGCAGGTACTCACGCAAGATAGGTGGGTCTAAGTTAAAATACGTGGACACTTGGCTGCCATAAATAGTTGTGTGACAGTTTGTTAAGATTGTGGCCACCTTGTACATTTTTGCCACTTGTTGCCAAAGAAGTTTTTGGTTCTTCTTGTAGTCGAGGAAGGCAAATTCACCAATAACCTTGCCAAATCCCCATTCTACCGCCTGGCGGACTCCGCTCATTGCATAATTGAAAGCCTCCTGGCCACGCGTCAAATGACAACCACCATACGGCTTCATCAGAAGTGGCCGAAGCGGGTATGCAGGGTCCCCGTAAATAACCGTCTACCAGCTTCTCCAACTTGGCATACAGACCACTCTCTCGGAGTattcctgcaaaaaaagaaaaaagcccgTTTACGGAAGGTAAATCACACTAGTATGTTTCTGACATTTCGGTGCCAGTCTTTGTGGCACACAGTGAAGGAAATCAAGACACCGAACTATCAGGGAGAATTATATAAGGGGCTCACTTGAATCATGATAGCTCCCTGGATAGTGCCCATCCAGCTGACATATGATCCCATTTGGGCACATCAATGATTGATATTTTGTGCAATGCACTCTTTTGTGTCCCGAGTAATAAAGCCTCTGATCCCTTTTGGGACGACATATAGGGCGGGCAGTCCCATCAATAAAAGCCCAACAGTTAGGCAATGCTGCACCTCTTGCTTCAACAGCCTGTAACGAAAAATTAGGAGACAAGCATTTAGGTCCTGCTGTGTAATGACAGCGTTGGGCGCGCAACTTGCAATTGTGACTTACATTTGCAAACTTTTGGAGGACAGCAGTCGATAACCAGTCATGGTTGTTGCAGTCGGTGATAAGGTGCCCAAAAGCAGCGACGATGTGGTCTATGACCATTGTTGCAGTGCTCGACATTACAGACGAATGCCTTCCAAACATCGCTTCTAAGTCACACCATCTGTTTGGATAAGCGAGCCTTCGCAGCGTAATGCACAAGGCTTCTCGGCCAGGAATGCTGACGTTTTGCGCAGTCGTGATTGCGTCCGGAATACGAAGGGCGCTACACAGTTCACCAAAATCCTCCTTAGCAAACCTGAACTGCTGTCTGAAAAGTGTAGGCTCGAAGTTATCAATATCGAGCAGCCCATATCGTGAGCGGTAGTTGGAAAATTCATCCCAGTTGCTGCTCATCTCGTAGTCGTCGCCGTTGTGCGGATGCGTAGCAGCTCCAAATAGCCGTTGCTCCGCTCGCCAGGTGATGATGTCGTCAATCTCTTGCCATGACAACATAGAGATCACATGAGCATTCGAAAGAACACTTCTTCGAGACATGTTAAAATATAAAGGCAATCAAGGAAGAAGAAAACTCGCTCCGGCTCCTGAAGATTACAAGAACGGAAAGGCTGAGGCTTGGCTTGGATATTTCTTTGGATTGAATCCGCATTGCAGTTTTTGCTCGTGGCAATAGATGGCGCTAAAAGCATTCGAAAGCAGCTACCAGAcaaacatcatcatcaacaaatACTACGCGGCTGCACTGCGGCGGtacggccaactaaaagtgtgGCGGGGGTGTCCTTTACAGCGTACGGAACGTAGtgaggaacattcttcaacctttGCATCCtgcacaaaatgtaccctacacaattcagggacacatgcccgtggtgcggggcaacccccacgctataccacattacatgggagtgcaaacgcaattatgcattccacaaactcaaaacacCGAGTGCGgtgcaatgggagggtctgctcaccagcagcgagctcgcagcccaaagggcccttgtgaagcacgcatgcgaagcagcaagactcagcggagccctggaatggcgcccgaccttgcgaagaggtcagacgtcaacgatgaagacaaCGGCCCACCGCtataatctcattgagattttaataaatgtttttcactctctctccaagcttcaaaaaatcaAGTGCTGCcaacagaaaaagttcaaatctgagttgcctcgtagatGGTGAGCCCTCTTAAAGGAGCCTTGATGTGCAATGAATCAATATTGctgattgggcgagttggtgggacatgaatcgaaatgaccagcgcgggaACCGACGTAGACAAGAGAAGCAAAAACACTGACGAAAAGACGGGCGCTGAATGAGTGACTGAAATTCAAGACTCGGCTTCAGTAATTTATACGGTGATGCTTCATGAACGGAAGTTTTGGAGTGTGAAGTTATGCCGCAGTAGCCTCGGGCccatttttatgtttttttattcCCAAGTCACGTGTCACGCTTTCAGACGACAGCGAGATTACTCGTTCGCAAGATTTGCAGATCGCAGCGACAACTCACAGCCGAGCATTCATGAAGTTTGAATGAGTTCGCTCTAAGAGCTCAGCAGATGAGAATGAGTCCCTGTTATCAAAGAGAGACATGCTGCgccatcagaagaaaaaaaaattgtttcctagCGTTCTTACTGTACTTTCATGGAAGGTGCACGTACCAAAGCGGGCAGCCCGCGAGCGTGGCCGTCTTCGCTCCGCATCCTAACATGAACTGGCCTCCAAGATGGCTGGATCGCGTGCGCGAAACAACGTCGGGTCCAGCCATGCTTGTCTTTAGACGTCGGGCCACGCACCGCCATGTTCCTGCTACTGTAGATAACGCTGATGGTGGCGGGTGACTACAAGAGCTGATGTCGCATACAACTCGAACCAAGCGGCAGATGTCCGCCAAAGGAGGCGCTCAAGCCAATGGCGTTAGATTTCCATGACGccgcggtcaatccgattaagccgtggttattccccattcatcAACCGCCCCCAAAGATTTCATGCTCCCAAGGGGATCGGACAAGGGAGAgaatcggtcgatgccattgactggggggggggggggggctcatctGAGGGATCGACATTTGCCGCTTCGTCCTTGAGCTCTAACCGACTACAAAATAAACGTGTCTGAATACGGTGGCTCGAGATCATCGCAAGAAACAAGCAATAGCCCCCTAGGAAAACTGGCGACTCGACATAAATGCTTTACAGTCTCATTTTTGCGAATGCGAACAATTTGATGGCAGCTGTAGTCGCACTGGCTTCGACGGATAAACAGCTCGCGCTAGCGATTATGGTTCGCTTCTACCAGACACACCACCTAAATGTTATTCAAGCTTTTTAAAAACGACGGTGTGTCATAGGCAACGCCGTGCTGTTTAAACGCATGAGACCTAGTGTGCAGGGTTTCTTTCGTTCTAGAACGTTAATCATCAGGACAAACTAGCCAAGATTTTAATTATCAGCGTCGGGAAAAAAAATGTCAGTCCTAAAGTTGCAGATCACGTTAAAAAATAGCTGGCTCGAATGTTGCACGAAGTTACCGTTTACGTTGCTTCAAATTCTGTCGCTTGACAGCTGTGCTGCTTGATCATCCCATGCGCGAATAAAGAGGGGGAGAGCCATTTATGTCTCATTCTGTAGCCAGCGCGAACCCAAATATGAGCGTACAAAATAACTCCGAAATTGGCGCAAGGTACTAGTTTCGGGAGAAATAAGGTCGTGCCCTCAGTATCGGTATTTTCCATTGGAGGCGGATAATGAAAGGCAAAGTGACAGCCCCACTTCTAGCTAGACACTTGAACTGCGGTGTTAGCTCAAATTTGCATAAACCGTGCGTCGTTGGCAGTATCAAGATTCTGTTTAAGTGAAAACCTCAGAACCACAATCGATAATGAAAATTGATCGTTACTAGACGTGCGATTTCAAGGAACTTAACGGCATAAAATAATTTGTGAATTCACAACTCAATTTGTCGCTGTAGTGAGTGAATACAGATGAGCACAAATCGCAAAAACACGTGAGCTTTTATTCTCTTTCCATGCCATGCTATTGTGGCACGCGGAGTTGCGCTGACTGTGGATGTGGTAGGAAATCACGGTGGCGAACCGATGTCAGCTACGGAAAGCCTTCGATGCTGCGGAATCACCGATGCCCAGCTTGCGTCGGGTCGGAAGACTACAGCCTCGCACAAGTCGTCGACCGTTTCAAGGACTCTCAGCATTAGCAAGTCCACCTGCATATCCGGTTCGAGGACCTGTTCGTAGCAGATTGGACATCTCCAGGGCGGCTGTGGAGTGGCCTCGTTGAAGTTGAGGTACGCATACGCGTCGAAGCATTGGACGTGACTGCAGCGGATTCCTCGACAGGGCACCTCAATCTTCCTGTACGTTAGCGGACAGATGAGGGACACCTGCAGGGCACAAGAGATATGCATGAAGAAAAGCATAAATTGCCTTGTTACTCGTCTTCAGATAGCATGGATAGTCGATATAAGCTGGACAACGAGCATTAGGTGttgagagagagaaaagtggtagagcaaaagcagggaggttaataAGAAGAAAGGTCTGATTGGCCACCCTGCACTGGAAGAgaggcaggaggggggggggggtcgtaaaAGAATAAGTAGAGCAATGCAAGCCATTAGTGCTGAAAAGTCACCAATAATGGGCAGCTGAAACTGTGCCATGAACCGAAAACTCTAGgcagaagcatttttgagcaggagaCCGTTTGTGAAAGCAAATTTTCCATACATATGTAAAATTTTACATTATATCCTCTATGACTGTTAACTCCTTgatgcgatcaatggaaacactctaaaggaaagattttgctacatgttGGAAGAATGAACCAATACCTTAAATACTTCTAGTACCTTACAGTtgtccaatattcaaaatttatgTCCAAGAAGGTTGGTCATGTACTAACGATGTTTTGACACAAAAACTAGCAGAATATATGCAGAATCTTGGGTACTATAATAGTGAAAAAGAATCGAAAAAATCTAGAACAGATACCTAGCTGGCCAGCGGAGATAATAGCATATGCTTTTCCAACCTGATCTCGAAAGACTGCAAGGAAGATAATTTTTGCTGCTAACTTGACTCAGATAGGTAGAAATGTAGCCACACCTGTAATGTCTGTGCATAGCTGTGGTTCCTCCCGGCGAAGTAGGCTTGCAGTCGAGCCTTCGTTTGCGCCAGCTGGTCCTCGTACGGGATGCGTCCGCAGTAACGGAGCATCGCTTGATACATGTCGTACACAGATAACCTGAGCACTTCGTCGACCCGAATTGTGACGTCCGCCGGGATGTCATCGAAGTGTAGGTCGCACTCATCGTCTAGGACACTGTTAACGAGAGGCGATAAATTCACCAGGTTGAGCAGGACTTCGTGATAGCTTCGGCCGTAGGCGAAAGCAGCGCCATCATAGAGATCCGAGCTGTGCATCTGCACTGTGAAGGCGACGAACACCATAGTCACATTTGTGCGGATGAACGGGGTCCTTGAAACCCTGGCGGAGTAGGAAACCATGTCCGGCCGATCGGCCGATGT containing:
- the LOC144110385 gene encoding uncharacterized protein LOC144110385, with the protein product MERYAAAYRDTPPESAGIDLDMAGSSGVTPGELLHGMLATTADDEERAPSTPPMDQTSAVPDARPPMDPTSVVPEVRPPMDSTPAVPDARSLPSTQPSERVQQQTPLSYPGRGRLFENVHILAFSKVNVWESW
- the LOC144110718 gene encoding uncharacterized protein LOC144110718, with the protein product MSRRSVLSNAHVISMLSWQEIDDIITWRAEQRLFGAATHPHNGDDYEMSSNWDEFSNYRSRYGLLDIDNFEPTLFRQQFRFAKEDFGELCSALRIPDAITTAQNVSIPGREALCITLRRLAYPNRWCDLEAMFGRHSSVMSSTATMVIDHIVAAFGHLITDCNNHDWLSTAVLQKFANAVEARGAALPNCWAFIDGTARPICRPKRDQRLYYSGHKRVHCTKYQSLMCPNGIICQLDGHYPGSYHDSSEPLI